The Coffea arabica cultivar ET-39 chromosome 8e, Coffea Arabica ET-39 HiFi, whole genome shotgun sequence genome window below encodes:
- the LOC113704914 gene encoding pentatricopeptide repeat-containing protein At2g29760, chloroplastic-like encodes MFKSLGYLTVAARLNCKLTTSSSFAHNVQSPRLQALHSLIKKCLSVKGIKSLHARIIVHGLAHRDLTVNKLIASYALSPWGDIQYAQILFDEIPQRNRYVYNSLIRGYANSEDPEKAVILYKQMIVSAIFPNEFTFPFVLKACGIKESYRDGVLVHLMAVKLGYESHVCVENGLINVYVRCGTIASARKVFDEIMEKTLVSWNSMIGGYARVGCGEQPFLLFLEMRGRGIQPDVFTLMYLLSVCSHDCNLELGKFVHHNVVINGIGVDIVLQNAFLDMYAKCGDLHAAQTLFDRMVHRNVVSWTSLLTAYAKHGCLERAKDIFSQMPVKNVVSWNSMMSSCIHEGCLQDALDLFFEMCNSKVEPDEITLVSVLSACCQLGDLVMGNKVQDYIRCNNINSSVTLNNALIDTFSKCGSLENAFDLFNEMPEKNIVSWNVMIGALAFHGFGHEAIQLFEEMQAGGKWPDKVTFIGLLSACCHSGLTDIGWYYFDKMSSVYGVPREIEHYACMVDILGRGGFLDEAVKLIGRMPMKPHTVIWSSLLNACRIYHNITIAEQVLKQLLEQEPYASHCGLYVLMSNIYSEAKRWGDMKNIRKLMNDNGIKKHDAVSSIEICGNIHEFMVSDERHADSRHADSRAIYNLLDQFMDHLRSDGYMYSLSTVLFEVDEI; translated from the coding sequence ATGTTCAAATCTCTTGGGTACTTGACCGTCGCTGCCCGCCTTAATTGTAAGCTTACTACTTCGTCGTCGTTCGCTCACAATGTTCAATCTCCTCGGCTCCAAGCCCTCCATTCCCTCATCAAAAAATGCTTATCCGTGAAAGGAATCAAGAGTCTGCACGCCCGAATCATCGTCCATGGCCTAGCCCATCGTGACTTAACTGTAAACAAACTCATAGCGTCCTATGCACTCTCACCATGGGGTGATATTCAATATGCGCAGATACTGTTTGATGAAATTCCTCAGCGAAACCGTTACGTGTATAACAGTTTAATCCGGGGTTATGCAAATAGTGAAGATCCAGAAAAGGCTGTGATACTGTATAAGCAAATGATTGTTTCGGCTATTTTTCCAAATGAATTTACGTTTCCTTTTGTTCTGAAGGCTTGTGGTATTAAAGAGAGTTATAGAGATGGTGTTTTAGTTCATCTGATGGCTGTTAAATTAGGATATGAATCTCATGTTTGTGTTGAAAATGGTCTTATAAATGTATATGTTCGCTGTGGGACTATCGCCTCCGCCAGGAAGGTGTTTgatgaaatcatggaaaagaCTTTGGTTTCCTGGAATTCGATGATTGGTGGGTATGCGAGAGTGGGTTGTGGCGAACAACCGTTCTTACTGTTTCTTGAAATGAGGGGTAGAGGTATCCAACCCGATGTTTTTACTCTTATGTATTTGCTTTCTGTTTGTTCTCATGATTGCAACTTGGAGTTGGGGAAGTTCGTTCACCACAATGTTGTCATAAATGGGATCGGTGTTGATATTGTTTTACAAAATGCATTTCTTGATATGTATGCTAAGTGTGGAGACCTTCACGCAGCACAAACACTTTTTGATCGTATGGTCCATAGAAATGTCGTTTCTTGGACCTCTCTCCTTACTGCTTATGCCAAACATGGTTGCCTTGAAAGAGCCAAGGATATTTTTAGCCAAATGCCCGTGAAAAATGTTGTTTCTTGGAATTCAATGATGTCAAGTTGTATCCATGAAGGTTGCTTGCAGGATGCATTGGATCTCTTCTTTGAAATGTGCAACTCTAAAGTGGAGCCTGATGAGATTACTTTGGTTAGCGTTCTCTCAGCTTGTTGCCAACTTGGTGATTTGGTGATGGGGAATAAAGTTCAGGATTATATCCGCTGTAACAACATAAACTCTAGTGTTACTTTGAATAATGCACTTATAGATACGTTCTCAAAATGTGGTTCTCTTGAAAATGCATTTGATCTTTTTAATGAGATGCCAGAGAAGAATATTGTCTCCTGGAATGTCATGATTGGAGCCCTGGCATTTCATGGGTTTGGACATGAAGCCATTCAGCTATTTGAAGAGATGCAAGCTGGTGGAAAGTGGCCTGACAAGGTCACCTTCATTGGCTTATTATCTGCTTGTTGTCACAGTGGTCTAACAGACATTGGGTGGTATTACTTTGACAAAATGAGTTCTGTGTATGGAGTACCACGTGAAATTGAGCATTATGCTTGCATGGTTGATATTCTTGGGCGTGGAGGCTTTTTGGATGAAGCAGTAAAGCTGATAGGAAGAATGCCAATGAAGCCACACACTGTTATTTGGAGTTCTTTATTGAATGCTTGTAGGATTTATCATAATATCACAATTGCAGAGCAGGTCCTAAAGCAGCTGCTGGAGCAGGAACCATATGCTAGTCATTGTGGGCTCTATGTGCTCATGTCAAACATTTATTCTGAAGCTAAAAGATGGGGAGACATGAAGAATATAAGAAAATTGATGAATGATAATGGTATCAAAAAGCATGATGCAGTTAGTTCCATTGAAATCTGCGGCAATATACATGAATTCATGGTGAGTGACGAAAGGCATGCAGATTCAAGGCATGCAGATTCAAGGGCAATCTACAATCTGCTTGATCAGTTCATGGATCATCTAAGATCTGACGGCTACATGTATAGCCTTTCTACTGTACTCTTTGAGGTGGACGAGATTTAG